The DNA sequence CTCCTCGACGCACCGCACCTCGCCCTCCCCCTCCCCCTCCGCCTCGTCGCGCACCGGCGGGGCGAGACCCTCTCCATCGGCCCCGCGCCCCTCCCGGGCGCCGACGGCCGCGTCGGCGAAGCCGCCGGCGCCGTCGACCTCGGGCAGGGTGAAGAGCTATCGCACCGACGGCGGCCGGGTCGTGTTCGAGCTCGGCGCGGACACGGCGAAGCTCGTCTCGGCCACGCCCGAGCCGGGCTGGTCGATGCAGGTGTGGACGAACGACGCGTGGATCCGGGTGGACTTCAGCGACGGGGGCGGGAGGGACGGGAAGACGTACTCGGTGTTCTGCACCTGGAACGGGACGCCGCCGACGGTGCAGGTCGTCGAACCGTGATCCGGGCCCGACCTGCGGCGGGTCACGGGTTCTCGAAGACGGACGGCGGCGGCGCGGGCGACGGTCTGGCCGCGGCGTCGGTGACGACGGCCGCGCCGCCGGTGAAGTCGGCGAGCGCGCGGCCGTGTTCGACGCGGCCGGGGTGCGGGTCGCTCGCCACCCGCCGGGTGAACTCCGCGACCGGGAGGGGCAGGGCCGAGGCGAGCAGGACCGCGTTGCCGAAACGGCGGCCCCGCCACACCACCGGGTCGGCGGCCAGCGCCAGTTCGGGGAAGACGGCGGCGGCGGTGGCGACCTGGCCGCGCAGGTGGGCGAGCGGGGGGCCGTCGGCGAGGTTGGCGGCGTACCGCCCTTCGGGCTTCAGGACCCGGCGCACCTCCGCGAGGAATTCGGCGGAGGTCAGGTGGGCGGGGGTGCGGGCCCCGCTGAACACGTCCGCGATGATCAGGTCCGCCCAGCCGTCCGGGAACCTGCCGAGCCCCTCGCGGGCGTCGGCCGTGCGGACCCGGACCCGGGCCTGGGGGTCCAGCGGGAGGCGGTCGCGGACGAGCTGCACGAGGGGCGCGTCGAGCTCGACGATCTGCTGGGTGGAGCGGGGGCGGGTCGCGGCGGTGTACCGGGCGAGGGTGAAGGCGCCGCCGCCCAGGTGCAGGACGTGCAGCGGCTGGAGCGGGGGCGCGGCGAGGTCGATGACGTGGCCGAGGCGGCGCTGGTAGGCGAACGAGAGGTGCGCGGGGTCGTCGAGGTCCACATGGGACTGCGGGGCGCCGTCGAGCAGGAGCGTCCAGCCGTTCGGGCGCTCCCGGTCGGGTATGAGCTCGGCGAGTCCGCCGCCGACCTGCTGGGTGACCGGCTCCCGCTCGGCGCGGCCCGGTCCCCGGCCGCCGCCCTGGCGCCCCTTCGCGCCCGGGGTTCTGCCCTTGCCGGCGGCCTTGTTCTTGCCCTGGGCCGGCGCTCCTCGACGTGCCACGTTCGCTGGTCCTTGCTGGTGGGGGCCCGGGTCGCCGGCCACGCGGAGGTGTTCCGCACGTCCGGCCATTATGGGCTCAGCAGCAGTTGTCGGCCGCCTCGAGCAGCCGGGCGGCCTGGTCGAGGGCGGCACGGAGCACGGCGGGATCGGTGACCGGGGCGTCCGCGGCGGGCGGGAGCAGCCAGCCGGAGCCGGAGACGGGGGGGTCGGCGGGGACGCGCAGCCCGCGGCCGTCGGTCCGCGTGCAGGCGCTGCCGGGTACGTCCCAGGCGTCGGCGGTGCCCGGCGGCACGAGGAAGCCGAGGGTGTCGCAGGCGCCGTCGTGCAGAACCGGGCCGACGGGCTCCTGGTCCCTTCCGCGGCGCAGGATGTCGACGGCTTCCAGCCCCTGCCGCGCGGGGACCGTGACGAGGTCGCAGGACTGGCCCCCCTGCGCCGGGGTCATCGGTTTCGTCTTCGTCGCGGTCGTCCGTGAGCCGGTCTCCCTGCCGAGCTGCAACAAGGGAACCCCTCCTCTCATCGCCGAACGGAGCCACGCTCCGTCTCCACCTGACCAACGCCCCGGGTGCGTCAAGGGCTACGGGCCCACACCGCCGCAAAGGGTGGCAGTTCATGGCGGATCAGGAGCGGTATGCCCTCTTTCGTAACGAAACGCTGTGTGTGCGACCCGTCACAGCAGGTACGTTCTTGCTCCGCCGGGAGCACCGGGAACCACGGGCCCCGGCCGCATCAGAGAGGGGCCGGCCATGGCGGCGACAGCGGCAGTTCCCAACCTCGCCTTCCGTCAGCTGCGCGGACAGCGCTCCGCCGGGGAGTTCGCTGCGGCGGTCCGCAGAGCGGCGCGGGAGATCGGGGAGCAGGTCGCGTGCGACGCCCGCTACATCGGGCGCGTGGAGTCCGGGGAGATCCGCTGCCCCAACTACGCCTACGAACGCGTGTTCCTGCACATGTTCCCCGGGGCGTCCCTGGCCGATCTGGGGTTCTCGGCCCGCGAGAGCGTACGGGGGCGGGGCGCGCGGGTCGTGTCCGAACCCCCGCCCACGGCGGGGCCGGCGGCCTCGGCCCGTTCCCTGTCGCCCTCCCTTTCGCCCTCTCATCCACCTTCCCCTTCATTTTCGTCTTCCTCTTCCGACCCCGCCCTTCTCCACCTTCTCCACCGCGACACCGAAACCGACGACATCCCCGAGGAGAGCGACGTGCTGCGTCGCGTGTTCATGACGAGCGGCACCACCACGGTGGCGGCCGCTTCCCTGGGTCTCGGCGGGGGTCCCGCCTCCGCCGCCGCCCGGGTCTCTCTGCCCGCGCAGCGCCGGGTCGGCGAGGCGGAGGTGAACGCCGTCGAGAAAGCCGTACGGCAGATCCGGCTGCTGGACGACCGGCACGGCGCGGACGGGCTCTACCGGCGGGCCGCCCAGCCGCTGCGCGCGGCGTACGAACTGCTGGACGCCGGGACCACCGCACGGCGCGCCACCGCGGACCGGCTGCACGCGGGCGCGGGCGAGCTGGCCATCTCGGTGGGCTGGCTGGCCCACGACTCGGGCCGCTTCGACGACGCCCGCTCGCACTACGCGGAGGCCCTGGCCACGGCGAGGCTGGCCGGGGACGCGGGGCTGGAGGCGCACGCGTTCTGCAACACGTCGTTCCTGGCCCGGGACGCGGGGCGGCCCCGGGAGGCGGTACGGGCGGCGGAGGCCGGACAGCGGGCCGCCCGCACGCTGGGTTCGCCCCGGCTGCTGGCGCTGCTCGCGCTGCGGGAGGCGGGGGGCCGGGCGGGGCTCGGGGACCGGACGGGGTGCGACCGGGCGATCGGGCGGGCCCGGGCGGCGTTCGAACGGGGCACGGCGGCGGGCGATCCGGAGTGGATGAGCTTCTTCCGGGAGGCGGAGCTGGAGCTGCTGGAGGCGCAGTGCTGGTCGGCGCTGGGCGACTGGTCCCGGGCGGCGCGGCACGGACGGCGGGCGACGGCGCTCCAGGACGCGCACTTCACCCGGAACCTTGCGCTCTACCGGGCCCAGCTCACGGGCGACCTGGCCCGGGCGGGCAGGACGGACGAGGCGGCGGCAATGGGGCACCAGGCGCTGGACCTGCTGCCCCGGGTCCAGTCCTCGCGGATCCGCGGGATGCTGGCGGGGGCGGCGCGCGTGCTGGAGCCGCGGGCCGGGGCGGCCCCGGTGGCAAGCTTCCTGACCCGCCACCAGGAGTCGGCCCCGGGCCCTGCGGCCACCTGAGCCCGACGGGGGGCGTGAGCCCGGCGGGGCCACCCCAACCTGACGGGAGCTGCTCCAGACCGCCCGGGGGTCACCCCAGAACGACGAGGGGGCGCCCCCGCCCGGCGGGGCCACCCCAGCCCGTCCGGCGTTTGAGGACGGAACCGGCGAGCACGTTCCAGGGTGCCGATCCGGGTCTCCCGCGCCACGGGGTCCGTGAAGAGCCCGCCCACCGGGCGAAGGGTTCCGTCCTCAATCGCCGGACAGGCTTGAGCAGGCGCACGGCCCGGGAAAGGCGGGCCGGCGGGGTCAGCGTTCCAGGTGGCCCGTGTCGTTCCAGCGTTCCACGGCCGGCAGGCCGTACGCCCAGCCCAGGACCGACAGCGACGTCGGCTCCAGGCGGATGCGGGCGCCGAAGGACAGGTCCTCGCCCAGCCACCGCGCGCCCAGCGCCCGCAGGATGTGGCCGTGGGCGAAGACCAGGACGTCCCGGTCCGCCGAGCGGGCCCAGGCGACGATCTCGTCCGCGCGGGCGGTGACGTCGGCGACGGACTCCCCGTCCGGGACCCCGTCGCGCCAGATCAGCCAGTCGGGCCGGTCCGCCTTGATCTGGGCCGGGGTCAGCCCCTCGTACGCCCCGTAGTCCCATTCCATCAGCGCGTCCCACGGCTCGGCCCGCTCCCCGAACCCGGCGAGGCTGCAGGTCTCGGCGGCCCGGACGAGCGGGCTGGTGCGGACCTCGACGCCGGGCAGCCCCGCCCAGGGCGCCCGGTGCAGCCGCTCACCGAGGAGCTTCGCGCCCTCGCGCCCGTCGTCCAGGAGCGGGATGTCCGTCCTGCCGGTGTGGTTGCCCCGGACCGACCACTGGGTCTGGCCGTGCCGGGCGAGCAGGATGCGCGATGCCATGAAGGCTCTCCCTGGAACGTTGGTGCTGCTGGGACCTTCCATCATCCTGTACCGGCCAGGCAGGCAACCTCCCGGGCCATGCGGGCGTCCCACCCTGAGCAGTCCCCCGGCCGATGATGCGGACCAGGGCGGGGACCGCTGTGTACGGGGCGTCCGGAAGGGGACCCCCGGGGGAACCGGCGGCACGGTGCCGCCGTACGGTTGAACGTTCGTCGTCGGCCGCATGAACATGGGGAGAGCTACCGGATGCCGCACGCCACCGCGCCGCCCGCGACCGGTCATCGGCCCCGCTGGTGGACGGAGCTGCCACTGATCGCGGTGGTGTACGCGTTGTATTCGCTGGGCCGGCTCCTGGTGCGTGGCGACGTGTCGACGGCGGTCGACCACGGCCTGGCGATCCTGCGGCTGGAACAGGCCCTGTACCTCAACGCCGAGCACCCGCTGAACCGCCTCTTCACCAGCACCCCGTCGCTCGGGATACCCGCCGACTTCGCGTACGCGTCCCTGCATTACCTGGTCACCCCGGCCGTCCTCATCTGGATGTTCCGGCGCAGATCGGCCGCGTACCGGGCGGCCCGGGTCTGGCTGATGAACTCCACGCTGCTGGGTCTGGTCGGGTTCACGCTGATGCCGACCTGCCCGCCCCGGCTGCTGGACGCGAGTCACGGCTTCGTCGACACGATGGCGCAGTACAGCAGTTACGGCTGGTGGGGCGAGGGGGCGAGCGCCCCGCGCGGGCTGAGCGGGATGACCAACCAGTACGCGGCGATGCCGAGCCTGCACGTCGGATGGTCCCTCTGGTGCGGGATTTTGTTGTGGCGGCACGGCCGCCACCCCCTCGTGCGGGCGGCGGGAATCGCCTACCCACTGATCACCACGATCGTCGTGATGGGCACCGCCAACCACTACTTCCTGGACGCCGTCGCGGGCGCCGCGGTGATGGGTGTCGGAGCCCTGCTGGTCAGGCCCGTCATGCGGACCTCCGACCGGTTCAAGGCGTGGGGCGCGACGCGGTTCACCGGGCGGGCCGCCGTCCTGTTCGCGGGCCGGAGCGAGGGCGGCCGGGGCCCTGCCGCCGAGTCGGTTCCGGTGACCGTGCCCCCGAATGTCAGTACCGGATGCAAGACTTCCCCGGGTGAGCGAATCCCCGGCCAGCGGACCACCTCCGCAGATCCCCCCGGCACGGCAGTCGGCGGCCCGGCAGTCGGCGGCGCGGCAGTCGGAGACGACGCCGACGCGGCCGCGAGCGACGACGCTCCGGCAGCGGCTCGCTGAGCTGCGCGGCCCGTCCGTCGCACCGCACCCGCTCGACGCCCGGGCCCTCGCCGCCCTCGCCGCCAACCCGGGCTGCAGACGGCGTGCCCTGCTCGACGGCGCCGGGGTGGACAAGGGCGTGCTGGCCACCGCGCTCGGCTCCCCCGCACCCTTCGGCCAGTCCCAGTTCGCCTTCATGCGGGGCAACGCGTTCGAGGCGAAGGTCAAGGCCGACGGCGGCGCGGAGCTGCTGCGCCTGCTGTACGAACGGCTCGGCGGCGGTGTCGAGGCCCCGGCCGGGGACGCCGCCACACCCGATCTGAGCGCCGCCGGTCCCGAGGGCCGCGCCGCGCGCACCGCGCTCGCGCTCCGGGAGGCCACGGCGGCGGGCGGCTGGGCGCTGCTGGACCACCCGATGCTGGCCCTGGAGGTGGCCGGGTCCCCCGCCTATCTGGAGCCCGACGCCGTCGTGGTGCACCCGGACGGCCGGTGGACGGTCGTCGAGATCAAGTCGTTCCCCATGATCGACACGTCGGCCGACCCGTCGAAGGTCGGCGCAGCCGCCCGGCAGGCCGCGGTGTACGTGCTGGCGCTGGAGCGGGTCGCGGCGGTCACCGAGGGTGCGGAGGTCGGGCACCGGGTGCTGCTGGTCTGCCCCAAGGACTTCTCGAACCTGCCGACCGCCTCCGTCGTGGACGTACGCAAGCAGCGCGCCGTGACCCGCCGGCAGCTGACCCGGCTGACGCGCGTCGAGGACATCGCGGCGGGGCTGCCGGAGGGGACGACGTTCGATCCGGCGTGCTCGCCGGCGGAGCTGGACGCCGCCGTGGCGGCGGTGCCCCCGGCCTACGCCCCGGAGTGCCTGGCCGCCTGCGAGCTGGCCTTCCACTGCCGGGCGAAGTCCCGGGCCGAGGGCGCCGTGGAGGCGCTGGGCCGGAGTGTGCGGGGAGAGCTGGGCGGGCTGACCACGGTGGCGGG is a window from the Streptomyces sp. MMBL 11-1 genome containing:
- a CDS encoding spermidine synthase encodes the protein MARRGAPAQGKNKAAGKGRTPGAKGRQGGGRGPGRAEREPVTQQVGGGLAELIPDRERPNGWTLLLDGAPQSHVDLDDPAHLSFAYQRRLGHVIDLAAPPLQPLHVLHLGGGAFTLARYTAATRPRSTQQIVELDAPLVQLVRDRLPLDPQARVRVRTADAREGLGRFPDGWADLIIADVFSGARTPAHLTSAEFLAEVRRVLKPEGRYAANLADGPPLAHLRGQVATAAAVFPELALAADPVVWRGRRFGNAVLLASALPLPVAEFTRRVASDPHPGRVEHGRALADFTGGAAVVTDAAARPSPAPPPSVFENP
- a CDS encoding histidine phosphatase family protein, whose protein sequence is MASRILLARHGQTQWSVRGNHTGRTDIPLLDDGREGAKLLGERLHRAPWAGLPGVEVRTSPLVRAAETCSLAGFGERAEPWDALMEWDYGAYEGLTPAQIKADRPDWLIWRDGVPDGESVADVTARADEIVAWARSADRDVLVFAHGHILRALGARWLGEDLSFGARIRLEPTSLSVLGWAYGLPAVERWNDTGHLER
- a CDS encoding tetratricopeptide repeat protein; its protein translation is MAATAAVPNLAFRQLRGQRSAGEFAAAVRRAAREIGEQVACDARYIGRVESGEIRCPNYAYERVFLHMFPGASLADLGFSARESVRGRGARVVSEPPPTAGPAASARSLSPSLSPSHPPSPSFSSSSSDPALLHLLHRDTETDDIPEESDVLRRVFMTSGTTTVAAASLGLGGGPASAAARVSLPAQRRVGEAEVNAVEKAVRQIRLLDDRHGADGLYRRAAQPLRAAYELLDAGTTARRATADRLHAGAGELAISVGWLAHDSGRFDDARSHYAEALATARLAGDAGLEAHAFCNTSFLARDAGRPREAVRAAEAGQRAARTLGSPRLLALLALREAGGRAGLGDRTGCDRAIGRARAAFERGTAAGDPEWMSFFREAELELLEAQCWSALGDWSRAARHGRRATALQDAHFTRNLALYRAQLTGDLARAGRTDEAAAMGHQALDLLPRVQSSRIRGMLAGAARVLEPRAGAAPVASFLTRHQESAPGPAAT
- a CDS encoding phosphatase PAP2 family protein, producing MPHATAPPATGHRPRWWTELPLIAVVYALYSLGRLLVRGDVSTAVDHGLAILRLEQALYLNAEHPLNRLFTSTPSLGIPADFAYASLHYLVTPAVLIWMFRRRSAAYRAARVWLMNSTLLGLVGFTLMPTCPPRLLDASHGFVDTMAQYSSYGWWGEGASAPRGLSGMTNQYAAMPSLHVGWSLWCGILLWRHGRHPLVRAAGIAYPLITTIVVMGTANHYFLDAVAGAAVMGVGALLVRPVMRTSDRFKAWGATRFTGRAAVLFAGRSEGGRGPAAESVPVTVPPNVSTGCKTSPGERIPGQRTTSADPPGTAVGGPAVGGAAVGDDADAAASDDAPAAAR